One genomic window of Caldivirga maquilingensis IC-167 includes the following:
- a CDS encoding type III-B CRISPR-associated protein Cas10/Cmr2, whose amino-acid sequence MSSINSFFEKKLLALMHDPPNKMWMIINGKDHEKEAGRIYNDIFKETGIREFTGGVPPYKDYNNPTTRIIKEADLLASSFDRWVFLKPSGANYVVKNIRYLNIFKPATHLKYEIKNQDINIDNYVKNINDILKKLNSNIKDNPRAVYNLLYALYESEWVKLGLPPSLADTRAPTHDVFDHDYATVMIMNWLLNGKFSGYYVVGDIPGVQQFIMASRKAGDLWASSWVISMTIWLTLWPLIWHYGPDILIRPTARLNPLYYTFLAASLDLVADGKDPEESDNLCLILRKAIEYDIKHTNLVNLVIELIKPLLKPLLQQIQQDQQEKLIRRVLSIAFIGEAFQLALPPINPEGNELKRLKKDDILSKIRDNFEKATKCLINISRDEVNKEENDYVKRILRRALDKGLIELRLPLRVAVLDVGNLYSKYRSEKGCPLSDDVLREIGMDREACLDALFFDYLMTSKDVIKAIREEEMTRIPTKGAWFDEQGNLLFTKLYDGDWTISTLSPDTPAVMRFGKRFENNRLCYDEKTTKWLNELLNINNPICTNTDNNNERRLISTFKPGEALSPVDLAKRLIYIGLSGKLELGFESTDDVAVKYLHSLLEYNNIANKVYRRGDKYCESLLRDYIMRPNPPRDMDLICKDQVCGNPEQIRRLARDCVEEFGKKEEDKGVAEEIIGKLTKDGVLQDIHNLVGNGADMAVNAVKELLNFHFMYAIIRGDGDSLGRIHRGELPNYYESLREFYEDLKEKANELVIGNKDEFLKDLENQEKLLSELEERLEEKEEKLEGKTKIRVPVTPAYKFAITRALMVTAMRVLARTMDISMPVYLGGDDLLILSPVEAALKIVEDSRKIYWAVDENTPFFHKVNKDYVIPALAAYGQSYSIRYAHLLDIFSEEYLRAGELLEEVAKEARWGGDYEKDSLVISHSRTGTEVVLPIRPENNGDNWVIDSIDRLRTLWTALLAGLVSSNTPEDLDKYSELFMRDQPDMGIIKDVLKTILKRNIKVTGEEGKQNVASKLLGEDVYDGYYHTVWYNLINSIRILRRLP is encoded by the coding sequence GTGAGCAGTATTAATTCGTTTTTTGAGAAGAAGCTGTTGGCTTTAATGCATGATCCACCCAATAAAATGTGGATGATAATTAACGGAAAAGACCATGAGAAAGAAGCTGGGAGAATATATAATGATATTTTCAAGGAGACGGGAATAAGAGAGTTTACAGGGGGTGTTCCACCATATAAGGATTATAACAACCCCACCACCAGGATTATTAAGGAAGCCGATTTGTTGGCTTCATCCTTCGATAGGTGGGTATTCCTAAAACCCAGTGGCGCCAATTACGTAGTTAAGAACATCAGGTACTTAAACATATTTAAGCCAGCCACGCACCTCAAATATGAAATAAAGAACCAGGATATTAACATTGATAATTACGTAAAGAACATAAACGACATCCTTAAGAAATTAAACAGCAACATAAAGGATAACCCAAGGGCAGTCTACAACCTACTTTACGCATTATACGAGAGTGAGTGGGTAAAGCTAGGCCTACCACCAAGCCTAGCAGACACAAGGGCACCGACACACGATGTCTTCGACCACGACTACGCAACCGTTATGATAATGAACTGGTTGCTTAATGGTAAGTTCAGCGGCTACTACGTGGTTGGTGACATACCGGGTGTTCAGCAGTTCATAATGGCGAGCAGGAAGGCGGGGGACCTATGGGCTAGTAGCTGGGTAATATCCATGACCATATGGCTCACCCTATGGCCATTGATATGGCACTACGGGCCGGACATACTGATTAGACCCACGGCGAGGCTAAACCCGCTGTATTACACATTCTTAGCGGCATCTTTAGACCTAGTAGCAGACGGTAAGGATCCTGAGGAGTCAGATAACCTATGTCTAATACTTAGGAAAGCAATTGAGTATGATATTAAACACACTAATTTAGTAAATTTAGTAATAGAACTAATAAAACCGCTATTAAAACCATTACTTCAACAAATCCAACAAGATCAACAAGAGAAATTGATAAGGAGAGTATTGAGCATCGCGTTTATAGGCGAAGCATTCCAATTAGCGCTGCCACCAATCAACCCTGAGGGAAATGAGCTAAAGAGGCTGAAGAAGGACGATATACTCAGCAAGATCAGGGACAACTTCGAAAAAGCCACCAAATGCCTAATTAATATATCCAGAGACGAAGTAAACAAGGAAGAGAATGACTATGTGAAGAGGATACTCCGGAGGGCCTTAGACAAAGGATTGATCGAGCTAAGGCTACCACTAAGGGTGGCAGTGCTAGACGTAGGCAACTTATACAGTAAGTACAGGAGCGAGAAAGGATGCCCATTGAGCGACGATGTGTTGAGGGAAATAGGCATGGACAGGGAGGCGTGCCTAGACGCGCTCTTCTTCGACTACCTAATGACCAGCAAGGACGTAATAAAGGCAATACGTGAAGAGGAAATGACGAGAATACCAACCAAGGGCGCATGGTTCGATGAACAGGGAAACCTGCTTTTCACGAAGCTTTATGACGGTGACTGGACAATAAGCACGCTAAGCCCAGATACGCCGGCAGTGATGAGGTTCGGTAAACGCTTTGAAAATAATAGGTTATGCTATGACGAAAAGACAACTAAGTGGTTAAATGAATTGCTGAACATAAACAACCCTATATGCACAAATACTGATAATAATAACGAACGTAGATTAATAAGCACGTTCAAACCAGGAGAGGCGCTGAGCCCAGTGGATCTAGCCAAGAGATTAATATATATTGGGTTAAGCGGGAAGTTAGAACTGGGCTTCGAGAGTACCGATGACGTAGCCGTGAAATACTTACATAGCCTACTCGAGTATAACAATATTGCAAATAAAGTATACCGTCGTGGTGATAAATATTGCGAGAGCTTATTGAGAGACTATATAATGAGGCCTAATCCACCCAGGGACATGGACCTAATATGCAAAGACCAAGTATGCGGAAACCCAGAACAAATAAGGAGACTGGCCAGAGACTGCGTTGAGGAATTCGGCAAAAAGGAGGAGGACAAGGGGGTCGCTGAGGAAATAATAGGTAAGTTAACCAAGGACGGGGTATTACAGGACATACACAACCTAGTGGGTAATGGGGCCGACATGGCGGTAAACGCAGTGAAGGAGCTCCTCAACTTCCACTTCATGTACGCGATAATAAGGGGTGACGGGGACTCACTGGGCAGGATTCATCGCGGTGAACTACCCAATTACTACGAATCACTACGTGAATTCTATGAGGACTTAAAAGAGAAGGCTAATGAATTGGTAATTGGTAATAAGGATGAATTCCTGAAGGACTTGGAAAACCAGGAAAAGTTACTAAGTGAGTTAGAGGAAAGATTAGAGGAAAAAGAGGAAAAGCTAGAGGGAAAAACAAAGATAAGGGTACCGGTGACTCCTGCATATAAGTTTGCAATAACGAGGGCGCTCATGGTAACGGCAATGAGGGTGCTCGCAAGGACCATGGACATATCCATGCCCGTGTACCTGGGCGGGGACGACCTATTGATTTTGTCGCCCGTGGAGGCAGCTCTGAAGATTGTTGAGGACTCCAGGAAGATATACTGGGCAGTGGATGAGAACACACCCTTCTTCCACAAGGTCAATAAGGACTACGTAATACCAGCCCTAGCAGCCTATGGGCAAAGCTACTCAATAAGGTACGCACACCTCCTCGACATATTCTCAGAGGAGTACCTAAGGGCAGGGGAACTCCTTGAGGAGGTGGCTAAGGAGGCGAGGTGGGGCGGTGATTACGAGAAGGACTCACTGGTCATAAGCCACTCGAGAACGGGCACCGAGGTCGTACTACCAATAAGGCCAGAAAATAATGGGGACAACTGGGTGATCGACTCCATAGATCGCCTAAGGACCCTATGGACAGCGCTGTTGGCAGGGCTGGTGAGTAGCAACACGCCTGAGGACTTGGACAAATACAGCGAATTATTCATGAGGGATCAACCCGACATGGGGATAATCAAGGACGTCTTAAAAACAATACTCAAAAGAAACATAAAGGTGACCGGCGAGGAGGGTAAGCAAAACGTGGCGAGTAAACTCCTGGGTGAGGATGTGTACGATGGTTACTACCACACCGTGTGGTACAACTTAATTAACTCAATAAGAATACTGAGGCGATTACCATGA
- a CDS encoding type III-B CRISPR module-associated Cmr3 family protein: MSQAREFLELRIKPIEPLHLTAGPIRGIDLISATRASYAPLPTTVIGLLANIYYETNNKTQTGKIQDLDCGVEDLLKVKDEAGIEDVWGPLIVINGREHFLVENTLLPVETLKDYVELVKMDKECQGECYQDLTKEYYQFREISKVGIAINMETRTVRQGFMYVQKYTWPYRVIKDDESEPVPPGWYYKYIIIMNPQKAGWIRGKITWNIGGEGRQALIEMGRTNQKPPQPTKEAILLTPLIFTGEKPYVEVDKIDPNIGKIHGILTSKGPKIKITTTSLGYRGKTNQSENCRRPIYPALPPGTLVELKQQVSKLGLYTQLGYGATYPLPL; encoded by the coding sequence ATGAGCCAGGCCCGTGAATTCCTTGAATTAAGGATAAAGCCCATAGAGCCACTACACCTCACGGCAGGCCCCATAAGGGGCATAGACCTAATAAGCGCAACCAGGGCATCATACGCACCACTACCCACAACGGTAATAGGGTTACTCGCAAACATATACTATGAAACAAATAATAAAACCCAAACCGGTAAAATCCAGGACCTAGACTGTGGGGTGGAGGATTTGCTTAAGGTTAAGGATGAGGCTGGTATAGAGGACGTATGGGGACCATTAATTGTAATAAACGGGAGGGAACACTTCCTGGTGGAAAACACGCTACTACCCGTAGAGACTCTGAAGGACTATGTAGAACTCGTGAAAATGGATAAGGAATGCCAGGGGGAGTGTTACCAAGACCTAACTAAGGAATACTACCAATTCAGGGAAATAAGCAAAGTAGGCATAGCGATTAATATGGAGACTAGAACGGTAAGGCAGGGATTCATGTACGTACAGAAGTATACATGGCCGTATAGAGTAATTAAGGATGATGAATCGGAACCAGTACCACCGGGATGGTACTATAAGTACATAATAATCATGAACCCGCAGAAGGCGGGGTGGATACGAGGTAAAATCACGTGGAACATAGGTGGTGAAGGTAGGCAAGCATTAATAGAGATGGGGAGAACAAACCAAAAACCACCACAACCCACGAAAGAAGCAATACTACTCACACCACTAATATTCACAGGGGAGAAACCATACGTGGAGGTAGACAAAATAGACCCAAACATAGGGAAAATACATGGAATATTAACAAGCAAGGGGCCAAAGATAAAAATCACAACAACATCACTAGGCTACCGTGGTAAAACTAATCAATCAGAAAACTGTAGAAGACCCATATACCCGGCACTACCGCCAGGGACGCTTGTAGAATTGAAGCAGCAGGTAAGTAAATTAGGGTTATATACGCAATTAGGGTATGGGGCAACATACCCACTCCCCCTCTAA
- the csa3 gene encoding CRISPR-associated CARF protein Csa3, whose protein sequence is MVNSPQSIEELKLKRTIVVSVGMYPYNAIVAIMSIGVGPGDVIILVNSEPRRIEDLRPRGGRMQPEDAMNQIRKIILDNIPEVDIKDVWLSPSRHLADNVALLRTLVESLAPTSVTIAIAGGLRWLSVVLMFLAMALKTIGGYTRVNVEDVFVMLEEESPSIKRIFPGIRERIIHWPIIPALTSMDKLEYEILRIITSKEDGIKAKEIIQAINGQFERSRRPSKASIERKLTKLRRKGVITYEKVGKAYIYKPTDLGKILTKQYTLQ, encoded by the coding sequence ATGGTGAATTCACCTCAATCAATTGAGGAGTTGAAATTAAAGAGGACAATAGTGGTGAGTGTGGGCATGTATCCGTATAACGCTATTGTAGCGATAATGAGTATAGGTGTTGGGCCGGGTGACGTCATTATACTGGTTAATAGTGAGCCCAGGAGGATTGAAGACCTAAGGCCCCGTGGAGGTAGGATGCAGCCGGAGGATGCGATGAATCAGATTAGAAAAATAATACTCGATAATATACCTGAAGTGGATATTAAGGATGTGTGGTTATCGCCGAGTAGGCACCTTGCTGATAACGTGGCATTACTCAGGACTCTTGTGGAATCCTTGGCACCAACCTCAGTAACCATAGCCATTGCCGGTGGTTTAAGGTGGTTATCCGTGGTTCTCATGTTCCTGGCCATGGCGTTAAAAACCATAGGTGGGTATACTCGTGTTAATGTTGAGGATGTCTTCGTAATGCTTGAGGAGGAGAGTCCCAGTATAAAGAGGATCTTTCCAGGAATTAGGGAGAGGATAATACACTGGCCGATTATACCAGCATTAACCAGCATGGATAAGCTGGAGTATGAAATACTGAGAATCATTACCTCTAAGGAGGATGGGATTAAGGCAAAGGAGATAATACAGGCAATTAATGGTCAATTCGAAAGGAGTAGAAGGCCATCAAAGGCATCAATTGAGAGGAAACTAACGAAATTAAGGAGGAAGGGGGTAATAACGTATGAGAAAGTGGGGAAGGCATACATATACAAACCCACCGACTTAGGAAAAATATTAACCAAACAATACACCCTTCAGTAA
- a CDS encoding DevR family CRISPR-associated autoregulator, with protein MVFVSMGFRFRVQAEAMNMVESWGNYTRHRIIPVIKRVRTKNGVIKYKVQYAPAVSGQSINYAFMKVLTNLAIERNLPVCDECKRYELIGGFPKRPEIEDNEEKKLINESFGYLKVEGKRVLECVVEDITGFMAVTETERGGKRRTKKEKNPEKETDRTEKGAGVKRTAKVWFSYLLPDPNSDFSVGPQFHVRFNRENPDEQAVIQVESGSAIYTLYTFIDVDGIGAYYERANDRYVLKYVNNRRERIKLVFDALMLTLSGLLGAKQSRYLSIRESLSGIAVVSKVPFMVSPVVFGYDYVQDTVDRAKIISKVIVETSTGTGSQQDASSESTTSVIKIFYYDREGIHPKESKPEKKESETYKEPIEINEVSGPEDMINKVKETVLNMLK; from the coding sequence ATGGTCTTCGTGAGCATGGGCTTTAGGTTTAGGGTTCAGGCAGAAGCCATGAACATGGTCGAGTCATGGGGCAATTACACCAGACACAGAATAATACCTGTAATTAAGAGAGTGAGGACAAAAAACGGAGTAATTAAGTATAAAGTTCAGTACGCACCAGCAGTATCAGGGCAAAGTATTAATTACGCATTCATGAAGGTACTCACTAACCTTGCAATTGAAAGGAACTTGCCGGTATGCGATGAGTGCAAAAGATATGAATTAATAGGCGGCTTTCCGAAGAGACCAGAAATAGAGGACAATGAAGAGAAGAAGCTAATTAACGAATCCTTTGGCTACCTTAAAGTTGAGGGGAAGAGAGTATTGGAATGCGTTGTTGAGGATATAACAGGCTTTATGGCAGTTACAGAGACAGAGAGGGGTGGAAAAAGGAGAACTAAAAAGGAGAAAAACCCCGAAAAAGAGACCGATAGAACTGAGAAGGGCGCAGGCGTTAAAAGGACCGCCAAGGTTTGGTTCAGTTACTTACTACCAGACCCCAACAGCGACTTCTCAGTGGGACCTCAGTTCCACGTTAGGTTTAATAGGGAGAATCCTGACGAGCAGGCAGTAATCCAGGTTGAGTCAGGGAGTGCTATTTACACCCTCTACACCTTCATTGACGTTGACGGAATAGGCGCATACTATGAGAGGGCGAACGATAGGTATGTACTTAAGTATGTTAATAACCGCAGGGAGAGGATTAAATTAGTCTTTGACGCATTAATGCTAACCCTGAGCGGACTTCTTGGCGCGAAGCAGTCAAGGTACCTATCGATTAGGGAATCCCTTAGTGGTATTGCCGTGGTATCTAAGGTTCCATTTATGGTCTCTCCAGTTGTTTTCGGCTACGACTACGTGCAAGATACTGTAGATAGAGCAAAAATAATTAGTAAGGTAATAGTTGAAACAAGCACTGGCACTGGTTCCCAACAAGATGCCAGCTCCGAATCCACCACATCTGTGATTAAAATCTTTTACTATGATAGAGAAGGAATCCACCCAAAGGAAAGCAAGCCAGAAAAGAAAGAAAGTGAGACCTACAAGGAACCCATAGAAATAAATGAGGTATCTGGACCCGAGGACATGATCAATAAGGTTAAAGAGACAGTCCTAAATATGCTTAAATAA
- the cas3 gene encoding CRISPR-associated helicase Cas3', producing the protein MPNLKPRPGIDKLLEVLDSKLKGHEKPFIIAELPTGYGKTTASPYIYKLVNEYGISDRVIHVLPLRAIIRKLIQDITDEGTWIGSLFREIRLGINDIAYQMGEFVVNVRKEPFFDAKYTLTTLDSFVHNLFKIPITELYRDKKHYFIPLGRIFTSTVLLDEAHIALAAESEKTISTVIASINALLSSHVPIVMMTATLPSKYEKLIIEKVNNIKKARPIVIRLGKKEEVKSNEITIITVHDPDFENTYSNVKYVHEKVSKLRIIDKAMDEVNNGRRVLIVLNNIRKVINIYREISDRINDSDIALVHSKLIGRDREMYESRINKVKVLIGTSAIEAGVDVSFDTLITTIDNPMSFIQRIGRICRKGPDDCADGEGRIYLINDDSDNLEGAINYVLTKKINWRLPYNVSNDFMGYMEFLETFTEKMGAITYDERHLSILNRVFMNIYISSKTLNELLKLTRGSLLREPLINVFIGDLNKPCSDVGINEFLERSFTIDLSEVVLNKSGFCAKMKECMVGIGILENDVLSCSYLTNDSEDFKKSLCTDNVYNMFFKLVEKYKAPLVIIIKDECYEEGIGFKLHGG; encoded by the coding sequence ATGCCTAATTTAAAACCGAGACCTGGTATAGATAAATTATTGGAGGTACTTGATAGCAAGTTAAAAGGCCACGAAAAACCCTTTATTATTGCCGAGTTACCTACCGGTTACGGTAAAACCACAGCATCTCCTTATATTTATAAGTTAGTCAATGAGTACGGCATCTCGGACCGCGTAATTCACGTACTCCCCCTTAGGGCTATAATTAGAAAGCTCATTCAGGACATTACTGATGAAGGAACATGGATCGGCAGTTTATTTAGGGAAATTAGGCTAGGCATTAATGATATTGCCTATCAAATGGGCGAATTTGTCGTAAACGTTAGAAAGGAGCCGTTTTTCGACGCAAAGTACACCTTAACGACTCTGGATTCCTTCGTCCATAATCTCTTTAAGATACCCATTACAGAGCTCTACAGAGACAAAAAGCATTACTTTATTCCGCTGGGCAGGATATTTACATCAACCGTACTTCTCGACGAAGCACACATAGCATTAGCCGCCGAATCCGAGAAAACAATCTCTACGGTAATTGCATCAATCAACGCACTACTTAGCTCGCACGTGCCTATAGTAATGATGACGGCCACATTACCGAGCAAGTACGAGAAATTAATAATTGAAAAAGTTAATAATATTAAGAAAGCCAGACCCATAGTAATAAGGCTTGGGAAGAAGGAAGAGGTTAAAAGTAACGAAATCACAATAATCACAGTCCACGACCCAGATTTCGAAAACACGTATTCCAATGTTAAGTATGTGCACGAAAAGGTCTCTAAACTCAGGATCATTGATAAGGCAATGGATGAGGTAAATAATGGGAGGAGGGTCCTTATAGTTTTAAACAACATACGTAAGGTCATAAACATTTATAGAGAAATCAGTGATAGAATTAATGACAGCGACATTGCGTTGGTACATTCTAAATTAATAGGACGAGATAGAGAAATGTATGAGAGCAGAATCAATAAGGTGAAGGTCCTCATTGGTACTAGTGCCATAGAGGCAGGCGTTGATGTATCATTCGATACATTAATAACTACTATCGACAACCCAATGTCCTTTATTCAGAGGATAGGTAGGATTTGCAGGAAGGGTCCGGACGACTGCGCCGATGGGGAGGGAAGAATATACTTGATTAATGATGATTCAGATAACCTAGAGGGGGCAATTAACTATGTTCTCACTAAGAAAATAAATTGGCGACTGCCCTATAACGTGAGTAATGACTTCATGGGCTACATGGAGTTCCTGGAAACCTTTACGGAAAAGATGGGTGCAATAACTTATGACGAAAGGCACCTAAGTATTCTCAATAGGGTGTTCATGAACATTTACATCTCAAGCAAAACATTGAATGAGCTACTTAAGTTAACTAGGGGGTCTTTGCTCAGGGAGCCCCTGATAAATGTATTCATTGGTGACCTCAATAAGCCATGTAGCGATGTGGGGATCAATGAATTTTTAGAGCGGTCATTTACTATAGACTTAAGTGAGGTGGTGTTAAATAAAAGTGGATTCTGCGCAAAAATGAAAGAGTGCATGGTGGGGATTGGGATACTTGAGAATGATGTATTAAGCTGCAGTTACCTTACTAACGACTCTGAAGACTTTAAAAAGAGTCTCTGTACTGACAACGTTTATAACATGTTCTTCAAACTAGTTGAGAAATATAAGGCACCATTAGTTATAATTATTAAAGATGAGTGTTACGAGGAAGGCATAGGCTTCAAACTCCACGGTGGTTAA
- a CDS encoding CRISPR-associated HD domain-containing protein — translation MPCWAYYPKQDMGDREKPEEYYLHINDIIDYMSKSPLLSAIVKKIKYITNIEEEFIVDFILLSGLFHDIGKTIIHYQKNPVNFSGHEVASMVFVYHALIKIGLLKSNDIIKKLMESSNTGKKELYAALTLVPIFLHHYAFGNFNERIKKGLELVNNKDDFRIYDDCKDEIEKTLKYINEIIKSEEAIKVIKAAKELITTNDLHIVIHKLDDQVEKDLPYLSSDSINLRIASTVLSLLNEADGRVSIKNRRRNPK, via the coding sequence ATGCCTTGCTGGGCCTACTACCCTAAGCAAGACATGGGGGACCGCGAGAAGCCTGAGGAATACTACTTACACATTAATGACATAATTGACTATATGAGTAAGTCACCCTTGTTAAGCGCTATCGTGAAGAAAATAAAGTACATAACCAATATAGAGGAGGAATTCATTGTAGACTTTATACTATTAAGCGGATTGTTCCACGACATTGGGAAAACGATTATTCATTACCAGAAAAACCCCGTGAACTTCAGTGGCCATGAAGTCGCAAGCATGGTGTTTGTGTACCATGCACTCATAAAGATAGGCTTACTTAAGAGCAACGACATTATCAAGAAGTTAATGGAAAGTAGCAACACCGGTAAGAAGGAGTTATACGCAGCACTCACCCTGGTACCAATATTCCTACACCACTATGCATTCGGGAACTTTAACGAAAGAATCAAAAAGGGTCTAGAGCTAGTAAACAATAAGGACGACTTTAGAATCTACGATGATTGCAAAGACGAAATCGAGAAAACCCTTAAGTACATAAATGAAATTATAAAAAGTGAAGAAGCAATCAAGGTAATCAAGGCAGCTAAGGAATTAATAACAACAAATGACCTCCACATAGTAATTCACAAACTAGATGACCAGGTCGAAAAAGACCTACCCTACTTAAGTTCAGACAGCATCAACCTCCGCATTGCATCAACCGTACTTTCATTACTCAATGAAGCAGACGGCAGGGTATCCATAAAAAACCGCCGCAGAAACCCTAAATGA
- a CDS encoding phosphopantetheine adenylyltransferase: protein MLRLHKIALGGTFDTIHSGHIMILYTAVKYGERILIGVTSDEFAQSYKSYKVKPFEERVKALLTMLTRELQTDKDKVIISKISDPYGPAVSDNSIDGIVVSLETLPRAFEINNIRIKNGLNPLVIISIPIIKDGYGVKLSSTLIRSKLTT from the coding sequence ATGTTAAGGCTCCATAAGATCGCACTGGGTGGTACATTCGACACAATACACAGTGGACACATTATGATACTCTACACAGCTGTTAAGTACGGTGAAAGAATACTCATCGGCGTCACCAGCGATGAATTCGCCCAATCGTATAAGTCCTATAAGGTTAAGCCATTTGAAGAAAGGGTTAAAGCACTATTAACAATGTTAACAAGAGAACTACAGACTGATAAGGATAAGGTAATCATATCAAAGATAAGCGACCCATACGGCCCTGCAGTATCAGACAACAGCATAGACGGTATAGTTGTCAGCCTAGAAACACTACCCAGGGCATTCGAGATAAATAACATTAGGATCAAGAACGGCTTAAACCCACTAGTAATCATATCAATACCAATAATTAAGGACGGCTACGGAGTAAAACTCTCAAGCACCCTAATAAGAAGTAAACTAACCACCTAA
- a CDS encoding LSm family protein has translation MASRCMKFVQDELSSVVGSTVLVKLRDGTTIRGTLKNYDQHMNLLLDDTEEIIDPKTSIKRGMVVIRGDTVLFVSPITT, from the coding sequence ATGGCGAGTAGGTGTATGAAGTTCGTTCAAGACGAGTTAAGCTCAGTGGTGGGAAGCACGGTGCTGGTTAAGTTAAGGGATGGTACAACCATAAGGGGTACCTTGAAGAACTATGACCAGCACATGAATCTACTGCTGGATGACACAGAGGAGATAATAGACCCTAAGACATCCATTAAGAGGGGTATGGTTGTGATAAGAGGGGACACTGTTCTCTTCGTATCGCCAATAACAACATAG
- a CDS encoding diphthine--ammonia ligase has translation MRPICALFSGGKDSTYAIHWAIMHGFDVKCLVTLMPSREDSWMFHKPAIEYTRLQAESMGIRQIIEATSGVRGEELVDLRRALKRAMDECGVTGVVTGALLSDYQRMNINMISEELKIKAYSPLWRKNQAKYLMELHDAGLRFIVTSIDAYGLNPRLLGKVLDKTDIEYIIESAQRYGFNPAFEGGEAETFVVDAPLFRRSIKVRGYVKRVGEYSWRFIITDALLEGKLPHLGG, from the coding sequence ATGCGCCCCATCTGTGCCCTATTCTCAGGGGGTAAGGATTCAACCTACGCCATTCATTGGGCTATTATGCATGGATTCGACGTTAAGTGCCTGGTTACCTTAATGCCCAGTAGGGAGGATTCCTGGATGTTCCATAAGCCAGCTATTGAGTATACTAGGCTTCAGGCAGAGTCCATGGGGATTAGGCAGATAATTGAAGCCACCAGTGGGGTTAGGGGTGAGGAATTAGTTGACTTAAGGAGGGCTTTAAAGAGGGCTATGGATGAATGCGGAGTCACCGGTGTAGTTACTGGTGCATTACTCTCAGATTACCAGAGGATGAACATTAACATGATTTCCGAGGAATTGAAGATAAAGGCGTACTCCCCACTTTGGAGGAAGAACCAGGCTAAATACCTCATGGAGCTTCATGATGCTGGTCTAAGATTCATAGTAACCTCAATAGATGCATACGGCCTCAACCCGCGATTACTGGGTAAGGTTTTAGATAAAACGGACATAGAGTACATTATTGAATCAGCGCAGAGATACGGCTTCAACCCAGCCTTTGAGGGGGGTGAGGCGGAGACCTTCGTTGTTGATGCCCCATTATTCAGGAGAAGCATTAAGGTAAGGGGTTATGTTAAGAGGGTTGGGGAGTATTCGTGGAGATTCATAATAACTGATGCATTACTTGAAGGTAAACTACCTCACCTTGGAGGGTGA